The following are encoded together in the Streptomyces rapamycinicus NRRL 5491 genome:
- a CDS encoding APC family permease, whose product MSQNHPPESIAAPAVLAEERRLHKDLGFWALTAIGFSNILGSGWLFAALYAAQTAGPAALLSWIAAGVLCALIALVMVELGATRPEGGGTVRWPLYASGRLVGTMIGWSVLLSVGGTAAEISAIMQYAAHYLPGLYNGGTLSASGLAVAVALSVVLTACNWFAVRIFARLNNLISVFKVVVPILTIVALFLSGTHSGRLTDHGGFAPYGYAACLTALAGGGIVYSVNGFQAPLDFSGEARNPRRNVPAAVLTGIGLAVLVYLGLQLAFLYTVPESLLGHGWKGVDFESPFGQLALVLNLHWLATLLYADAVVSPGGSAYVGVAIDARHTYALAKNGLLPRFFMRIHPWSGVARRALLLNLAVIVVFMLPFGGWQDIVSVMGDMYLLIYAASAVAVAAFRAHDRERGVARAEGQVPGVRWIAPVSFVVASEFVYWSGWHDLRLALPFVLVGAVLFLLQRREDGGTPLGEELRRGAWLVFHLAALTVLSWLGTFGGSGRLPAPYDTVTVGVLALAVFLWAVRSGAQHLRTSRLSAASP is encoded by the coding sequence GTGTCGCAGAACCACCCGCCGGAGTCCATCGCCGCGCCGGCGGTGCTCGCCGAGGAGCGACGACTCCACAAGGACCTCGGATTCTGGGCCCTGACCGCGATCGGGTTCTCCAACATCCTGGGGTCCGGGTGGCTGTTCGCGGCCCTGTACGCCGCCCAGACCGCCGGCCCCGCCGCCCTGCTGTCCTGGATCGCGGCGGGTGTGCTGTGCGCCCTGATCGCGCTGGTCATGGTGGAACTCGGCGCCACCCGCCCGGAGGGCGGCGGCACCGTGCGATGGCCGCTGTACGCCAGCGGACGGCTGGTCGGCACGATGATCGGCTGGTCGGTGCTGCTCTCGGTGGGCGGTACGGCGGCCGAGATCAGCGCGATCATGCAGTATGCCGCCCACTATCTGCCGGGGCTCTACAACGGCGGCACCCTGAGCGCCTCGGGCCTCGCGGTGGCCGTCGCGCTCAGTGTCGTACTGACGGCGTGCAACTGGTTCGCCGTGCGGATATTCGCCCGGCTGAACAACCTGATCTCGGTGTTCAAGGTCGTCGTCCCCATCCTCACCATCGTCGCGCTGTTCCTGTCCGGCACCCATTCCGGACGCCTCACCGATCACGGCGGTTTCGCCCCGTACGGCTACGCGGCCTGCCTGACCGCGCTCGCCGGCGGCGGCATCGTGTACTCCGTCAACGGCTTCCAGGCCCCGCTCGACTTCTCCGGTGAGGCCCGTAATCCGCGCCGTAACGTACCGGCCGCGGTGCTCACCGGCATCGGCCTCGCCGTGCTGGTCTACCTCGGGCTCCAGCTGGCGTTCCTGTACACGGTGCCCGAGTCGCTGCTGGGCCACGGCTGGAAGGGAGTCGACTTCGAGTCGCCCTTCGGACAGCTCGCCCTGGTGCTCAACCTCCACTGGCTGGCCACGCTGCTCTACGCCGACGCGGTGGTCTCACCGGGTGGATCGGCCTATGTGGGCGTGGCCATCGACGCTCGCCATACGTACGCCCTGGCCAAGAACGGTCTGCTGCCCCGCTTCTTCATGCGCATCCACCCCTGGTCCGGGGTGGCGCGGCGGGCGCTGCTGCTCAACCTCGCGGTCATCGTCGTCTTCATGCTGCCGTTCGGCGGCTGGCAGGACATCGTGAGCGTGATGGGGGACATGTATCTGCTGATCTACGCCGCCTCGGCGGTGGCCGTCGCGGCGTTCCGGGCACACGACCGCGAGCGGGGAGTGGCGCGGGCCGAGGGCCAGGTGCCGGGGGTGCGCTGGATCGCACCGGTGAGCTTCGTGGTGGCGAGCGAGTTCGTCTACTGGTCGGGCTGGCACGATCTGCGGCTGGCGCTGCCCTTCGTGCTGGTCGGCGCTGTGTTGTTCCTGCTGCAGCGGCGCGAGGACGGAGGCACACCGCTGGGGGAGGAGCTGCGGCGCGGCGCCTGGCTGGTCTTCCACCTCGCCGCGCTGACCGTGCTGTCGTGGCTGGGCACCTTCGGTGGTTCCGGCCGCCTCCCGGCGCCGTACGACACCGTGACGGTGGGCGTCCTCGCGCTCGCCGTGTTCCTGTGGGCGGTCCGCTCGGGCGCCCAGCACCTGCGCACCTCGCGGCTCAGCGCAGCGTCGCCGTGA
- a CDS encoding TetR/AcrR family transcriptional regulator, whose translation MARATQTTGTPGTGRPAARHHGNRHGRSEQARLAVLNAADDLLVEKGFAGVTMEGIATRAGVAKQTIYRWWSTKTGVLMDAFLQDVAEDLTVRDHGDLARDLRTYLRELAWFLSASDSGAVFKALIAHAQHDPAFAEDFRSRYLDDQRRRDRLPLERALERGELSPGLDLTAETDQLMGPVYYRVLVTGEPVGQKFTDRLVDAFLQRHGLTAPAKD comes from the coding sequence ATGGCACGCGCGACACAGACCACCGGGACACCAGGCACCGGCCGACCGGCGGCACGCCACCACGGCAACCGGCACGGACGCAGCGAGCAGGCCCGGCTCGCGGTGCTGAACGCGGCCGACGACCTGCTGGTCGAGAAGGGCTTCGCGGGCGTCACCATGGAGGGCATCGCCACCCGGGCCGGTGTCGCCAAGCAGACCATCTACCGCTGGTGGAGCACCAAGACCGGCGTCCTCATGGACGCCTTCCTCCAGGACGTGGCCGAGGACCTGACCGTGCGCGACCACGGTGACCTCGCCCGGGACCTGCGCACCTATCTGCGCGAGCTGGCCTGGTTCCTCAGCGCGTCCGACTCCGGTGCCGTCTTCAAGGCGCTGATCGCCCATGCGCAGCACGATCCGGCGTTCGCCGAGGACTTCCGGTCCCGGTACCTCGACGACCAGCGCCGCCGCGACCGCCTTCCGCTGGAACGGGCCCTGGAGCGCGGGGAGTTGTCGCCCGGCCTCGATCTGACGGCCGAGACCGACCAGCTCATGGGCCCCGTCTACTACCGGGTGCTGGTGACCGGCGAACCCGTCGGCCAGAAGTTCACCGACCGGCTCGTCGACGCCTTCCTCCAGCGCCACGGGCTGACGGCACCGGCGAAGGACTGA
- a CDS encoding GntR family transcriptional regulator — protein sequence MPKEARPGTGEQAKQHALEQLRQAILRGEMAPAQRLVENELAEQFGVTRASIRAALIDLASEGLVERIRNRGSRVRVVSVEEAVAITECRMVLEGLCAAKAAVEASDEQLTELADLGTAMSKAVADGEPLTYSDLNHQLHARIREFSGQQVAVELLERLNAQLVRHRFQLALRPGRAQRSLGEHLAVIEAIRARDPQAAEVAVRAHLASVIDALGE from the coding sequence ATGCCGAAGGAAGCTCGTCCAGGCACCGGAGAGCAGGCCAAGCAGCATGCCTTGGAGCAGCTGCGGCAGGCGATTTTGCGCGGGGAGATGGCGCCGGCCCAGCGGCTGGTGGAGAACGAACTCGCCGAGCAGTTCGGTGTGACCCGGGCGAGCATCCGCGCGGCGCTGATCGATCTGGCCTCCGAGGGTCTGGTCGAGCGGATCCGCAACCGTGGCTCACGGGTGCGGGTGGTGAGCGTGGAGGAGGCCGTGGCCATCACGGAATGCCGCATGGTCCTGGAAGGGCTGTGCGCGGCCAAGGCGGCCGTCGAGGCAAGCGACGAGCAGCTGACCGAGCTGGCCGACCTCGGTACGGCGATGTCCAAGGCGGTCGCCGACGGCGAACCGCTGACCTACTCCGACCTCAACCACCAACTGCACGCCCGCATCCGGGAGTTCTCCGGTCAGCAGGTGGCGGTGGAGCTGCTGGAGCGGCTCAACGCACAGCTGGTGCGCCATCGCTTCCAGCTCGCGCTGCGGCCGGGGCGTGCCCAGCGGTCCCTGGGTGAACACCTGGCCGTGATCGAGGCGATCAGGGCCAGGGACCCACAGGCGGCCGAAGTGGCCGTCCGTGCCCACCTCGCCAGTGTGATCGACGCGTTGGGCGAATGA
- a CDS encoding 4-carboxy-4-hydroxy-2-oxoadipate aldolase/oxaloacetate decarboxylase: MTHGSAGDVPAAARPSGVIVTGPPRAGAKHVEALREYGVATVHEAMGRTGCLGPGLRPVQQDVRIAGTAVTALCWPGDNLMIHAAVEQCAEGDILVVATTSPSTDGMFGELFATALQHRGVRGLVIDAGVRDTAELRAMGFPVWSAAVCAQGTVKATAGSVNVPVVVGGQCIRPGDVILADDDGVMCVPRQSAATAVEAAEARAAKEEATRAAFAGGQLGLDRYGLRETLARLGVRYQPYAEYAGDVRGGAVS; encoded by the coding sequence ATGACGCACGGTAGCGCGGGTGACGTGCCCGCCGCCGCACGGCCGAGCGGTGTGATCGTCACCGGCCCGCCACGCGCCGGGGCCAAGCATGTGGAGGCCCTGCGGGAGTACGGCGTGGCCACGGTGCACGAGGCCATGGGCCGTACCGGATGCCTCGGCCCCGGGCTGCGCCCCGTCCAGCAGGACGTGCGCATCGCGGGCACCGCGGTCACGGCCCTGTGCTGGCCCGGCGACAACCTGATGATCCACGCCGCGGTCGAGCAGTGTGCCGAGGGCGACATCCTCGTCGTCGCCACCACATCGCCGTCCACGGACGGCATGTTCGGCGAGCTCTTCGCCACCGCGCTCCAGCACCGCGGGGTCCGCGGCCTGGTCATCGACGCCGGGGTGCGCGACACCGCCGAGCTGCGCGCGATGGGCTTCCCCGTGTGGTCGGCCGCCGTATGCGCGCAGGGCACCGTCAAGGCCACGGCCGGATCCGTCAATGTGCCCGTGGTGGTGGGCGGGCAGTGCATACGCCCCGGCGATGTGATCCTCGCCGACGACGACGGGGTGATGTGCGTACCGCGCCAGTCGGCCGCCACGGCCGTCGAGGCGGCCGAGGCCCGCGCCGCGAAGGAGGAGGCGACCAGGGCCGCCTTTGCCGGGGGCCAACTCGGCCTGGACCGCTATGGGTTGCGGGAGACCCTGGCCCGGCTCGGGGTGCGGTACCAGCCGTACGCCGAGTACGCCGGGGACGTCCGTGGCGGGGCCGTCTCATGA
- a CDS encoding triphosphoribosyl-dephospho-CoA synthase — MTRSTDEALARGAVLALIAQAELTPKPGLADTRDLQARATGADLLALRWSAKALTPGFAAMAAAARRPGEPTRALREELGAIGRCAEWTMARAGGGAATGPLHHGALWVMGLLVAAAALRPGAGPDEVTATAKRIADHPDRGAPRRPSPGSHVSATYGAPGARGEARAAFPHVRRALDALSRVRAAGATETQARLDALLTVMSTLQDTGPLYRAGPPGLRRVKEGAHTVLEAGGTATPEGAAALAALDTELRELDIAPRGSATLLAGALFLDGLPAPAVTVPAITAPSGR, encoded by the coding sequence ATGACGCGCTCCACGGACGAGGCACTGGCACGGGGCGCCGTGCTCGCCCTGATCGCCCAGGCGGAGCTGACGCCCAAACCGGGCCTCGCCGACACCCGCGATCTCCAGGCCCGCGCCACCGGTGCGGATCTGCTCGCGCTGCGCTGGTCGGCCAAGGCGCTGACGCCCGGGTTCGCGGCCATGGCCGCCGCGGCCCGCCGTCCCGGGGAGCCGACCCGGGCGCTGCGCGAGGAGTTGGGTGCCATCGGCCGCTGTGCCGAGTGGACGATGGCACGGGCCGGTGGCGGCGCGGCCACCGGCCCCCTCCACCACGGCGCGCTGTGGGTGATGGGCCTGCTGGTGGCGGCCGCCGCGCTGCGCCCCGGCGCCGGGCCCGACGAGGTGACCGCCACCGCCAAACGGATCGCGGACCACCCCGACCGCGGCGCACCGCGCCGCCCCTCACCGGGCTCGCACGTCTCCGCCACCTATGGGGCGCCGGGCGCGCGCGGCGAGGCACGGGCCGCCTTTCCCCATGTGCGCCGCGCCCTGGACGCCCTGTCCCGGGTGCGTGCGGCGGGGGCCACCGAAACCCAGGCGCGCCTGGACGCGCTGCTCACCGTGATGAGCACCCTCCAGGACACCGGGCCGCTGTACCGGGCGGGCCCGCCCGGCCTCCGGCGGGTGAAGGAGGGGGCGCATACCGTGCTCGAGGCGGGCGGCACCGCCACGCCCGAGGGCGCCGCCGCCCTGGCCGCGCTGGACACCGAGCTGCGGGAGCTGGACATCGCGCCGCGCGGAAGCGCCACGCTGCTCGCGGGCGCCCTGTTCCTGGACGGCCTCCCGGCACCGGCGGTCACGGTACCGGCGATCACGGCGCCGTCCGGGCGGTGA
- a CDS encoding polysaccharide deacetylase family protein — protein MSSPSRRALLRSASGAVAATTCGVGCGRHADSSSSRPAGPGETPSSGAASDRATPAGHAPRGPVRFPGLPPRIDHGPRDGSAVALTFHGQGDAELARSLLSETERAGARVTVLAVGTWLDEHPEMARRVLDGGHELGNHTMRHRAVCALPADEAYAEIAGCAERLRRLTGTIGGWFRPSQARTATDLVTRLAARAGYPHVLSYDVDSLDFQDPGPDAVRDTVLGQVRAGSVVSLHFGHSGTLTALPAVLDGLDRRGLRAVTTTELMHSDGVAATAGPARRTETG, from the coding sequence ATGTCCTCTCCCTCCCGCCGTGCTCTCCTGCGGTCCGCGAGCGGTGCCGTGGCGGCCACGACCTGTGGCGTCGGCTGCGGCCGGCACGCCGACTCCTCGTCGTCCCGGCCGGCCGGTCCCGGCGAGACGCCCTCCTCGGGCGCGGCCTCGGACCGGGCCACGCCCGCCGGACACGCGCCACGCGGACCGGTGCGCTTCCCCGGGCTGCCACCGCGGATCGACCACGGGCCGCGCGACGGAAGCGCGGTGGCCCTCACCTTCCACGGCCAGGGCGACGCGGAACTCGCCCGCTCGCTGCTGTCCGAGACCGAGCGCGCCGGGGCCCGTGTCACCGTCCTCGCCGTCGGAACCTGGCTGGACGAGCACCCGGAGATGGCCCGGCGGGTCCTGGACGGCGGCCATGAGCTCGGCAACCACACCATGCGGCACCGCGCCGTATGCGCCCTGCCCGCCGACGAGGCGTACGCGGAGATCGCCGGGTGCGCCGAGCGGCTGCGCCGCCTCACCGGGACCATCGGCGGCTGGTTCCGGCCGTCACAGGCCCGTACCGCCACGGACCTCGTGACCCGTCTCGCGGCCCGCGCCGGATACCCGCACGTCCTCTCCTACGACGTGGACTCGCTCGACTTCCAGGACCCGGGCCCGGACGCGGTGCGGGACACGGTCCTCGGCCAGGTCCGCGCCGGTTCCGTGGTCAGTCTGCACTTCGGCCACTCCGGGACCCTGACCGCGCTGCCCGCCGTCCTCGACGGTCTGGACCGGCGCGGGCTGCGCGCGGTCACCACGACGGAGCTGATGCACTCCGATGGCGTAGCAGCGACGGCGGGGCCCGCGAGGCGTACCGAGACTGGGTGA
- a CDS encoding MFS transporter → MLVAGRIADGFGAARVAAVWFGCTAVGIYLLGIHMPLALTYIVVFLTGLWLFSAQTMVYATVAGRSTTENRATAVGWTSGMGRFGAVFGPWLGGRLVANEAQDWGFTVFAATALFAAVMIGLTGLRTVRSTPRSGPARPVSTPG, encoded by the coding sequence ATGCTGGTGGCCGGGCGCATCGCCGACGGCTTCGGCGCCGCCCGGGTGGCGGCGGTCTGGTTCGGCTGCACCGCCGTCGGCATCTATCTGCTGGGCATCCATATGCCGCTGGCGCTCACCTACATCGTGGTCTTCCTGACCGGTCTGTGGCTCTTCAGCGCCCAGACCATGGTCTACGCGACCGTCGCGGGGCGCTCCACCACCGAGAACCGTGCCACCGCCGTCGGCTGGACCTCCGGCATGGGCCGCTTCGGCGCCGTCTTCGGGCCCTGGCTCGGCGGGCGGCTCGTCGCCAACGAGGCGCAGGACTGGGGCTTCACCGTGTTCGCCGCCACCGCGCTGTTCGCCGCCGTGATGATCGGCCTCACCGGCCTCCGTACCGTGCGGAGCACACCGCGGAGCGGCCCCGCACGGCCCGTGTCCACCCCTGGCTGA
- a CDS encoding polysaccharide lyase family 8 super-sandwich domain-containing protein has product MPLSRRALVSTLPAAALAAMALPLRARAAGAAAGEATGAAHTRLIDNTLAVFAGTPETNARPEVRAKLASIAATARSRLTAMDRAGQGELFQGLALGTSDPNLVTSFQYLYEIALATRTPDGGTPSALHGDTDVQRRVIDGLIWLHEHYYGDQSKGYYGNWFTWEIGISTHVSKMLALLADELAAYRPDLAATYVASMDAYLRNGEDGDVDLDSRFHTGANLADITTNRILQGAVLGDEARITKAIADQLTILATIDPYELRHGVTDGFYADGSFIQHASVAYTGSYGKGLLTRVVQSVKMLEGTGYTTDDQLVRVVQGWVVDGFAPLIFEGWLMEIVKGRGVSRPATGYADAAEVVEAVVGLSGHATGADATALKGYVAYLRQTSKATLDPSGFVSPVSIAGYADILADSSIPASDLGPAERHVAFNAMDRTVHRRPGYAFALARSSSRISRYEYMSGENLMPWFQGDGAHHLYLSGQDQTQAFGIDYLTTVPPQRLAGVTAPVETRRTIPELYGTLWYDNPERGFTSSSEAQNTYVYFPRSTHPFSGGAALGPYGLAGFVQSDDVAYAAKRAGDLPEDFVVYRNADATKSWFLFDDEIVVLAAGAGDATGRAVTTTLDTRIAAPSDTLALTGRLRDGAPWSGTGTASLAWLRYANTTRAASVGYVFLDGPPPTVTLDTVTRSRRAVRLANPDLPVTKQLFAVTVERAAGAPHTSMAYALVPNATERQLGGYARRPLTVLANTTRLQAVAHRGLRITALNAFAPGTHHAGRLSVRGPGSVILRETRDGGVSVAVSDPTTERDTVSVVIRGRRMRALAVDDGVRVGRVPGGTRIVVTTRHAYGRSFTATLR; this is encoded by the coding sequence GTGCCCCTCTCGCGTCGTGCTCTCGTCTCCACGCTCCCGGCGGCCGCGCTGGCGGCCATGGCCCTCCCGCTGCGCGCACGGGCCGCGGGAGCCGCGGCCGGTGAAGCGACCGGTGCCGCTCACACCCGGCTGATCGACAACACCTTGGCCGTCTTCGCCGGGACACCGGAGACCAACGCCCGCCCCGAGGTGCGCGCCAAACTCGCCTCCATCGCCGCGACCGCCCGCTCCCGGCTCACCGCGATGGACCGCGCCGGGCAGGGCGAGCTCTTCCAGGGTCTCGCCCTGGGCACCAGCGATCCCAACCTGGTCACCTCCTTCCAGTACCTCTACGAGATCGCCCTCGCCACCCGCACCCCGGACGGCGGCACACCGTCCGCACTCCACGGCGACACCGATGTCCAGCGGCGCGTCATCGACGGTCTGATATGGCTCCACGAGCACTACTACGGCGACCAGTCGAAGGGCTACTACGGCAACTGGTTCACCTGGGAGATCGGCATCTCCACCCACGTCAGCAAGATGCTGGCGCTGCTCGCGGACGAACTCGCCGCCTACCGGCCCGATCTCGCCGCCACCTACGTGGCCTCGATGGACGCGTATCTGCGCAACGGCGAGGACGGCGACGTCGACCTCGACTCACGCTTCCACACCGGCGCCAACCTCGCCGACATCACCACCAACCGCATCCTCCAGGGCGCCGTCCTCGGCGACGAGGCCCGGATCACCAAGGCCATCGCCGACCAGCTGACCATCCTGGCCACCATCGACCCGTACGAGCTCCGGCACGGGGTCACCGACGGCTTCTACGCCGACGGCTCCTTCATCCAGCACGCGTCCGTGGCCTACACGGGCTCCTACGGCAAGGGCCTGCTCACCCGCGTCGTACAGAGCGTCAAGATGCTCGAAGGCACCGGCTACACGACCGACGACCAGCTGGTCCGCGTCGTGCAGGGGTGGGTGGTGGACGGCTTCGCACCGCTGATCTTCGAGGGCTGGCTGATGGAGATCGTCAAGGGGCGCGGGGTGTCCCGGCCGGCCACGGGGTACGCCGACGCGGCCGAGGTCGTGGAGGCCGTGGTGGGCCTCTCCGGCCATGCCACCGGCGCCGACGCCACGGCGCTCAAGGGCTATGTGGCGTATCTGCGGCAGACCTCCAAGGCCACGCTCGACCCTTCGGGGTTCGTGTCCCCGGTGAGCATCGCGGGCTACGCCGACATCCTCGCCGACTCCTCGATCCCGGCGAGCGACCTCGGGCCCGCCGAGCGCCATGTGGCGTTCAACGCGATGGACAGAACCGTCCACCGGCGCCCCGGCTACGCCTTCGCCCTGGCCCGGAGCTCGTCCAGGATCAGCCGATACGAGTACATGAGCGGTGAGAACCTGATGCCCTGGTTCCAAGGGGACGGCGCCCACCATCTTTATCTGTCCGGCCAGGACCAGACCCAGGCGTTCGGCATCGACTACCTCACCACCGTCCCGCCCCAGCGCCTCGCCGGTGTCACCGCCCCCGTGGAGACCCGCCGCACGATCCCCGAGTTGTACGGCACGCTCTGGTACGACAACCCCGAACGTGGCTTCACCTCCTCCTCGGAGGCGCAGAACACCTATGTCTACTTCCCCCGGAGCACCCACCCGTTCTCCGGTGGCGCCGCCCTGGGCCCGTACGGTCTGGCGGGGTTCGTCCAGTCCGACGACGTGGCGTACGCCGCGAAGCGGGCGGGCGACCTGCCCGAGGACTTCGTGGTGTACCGCAACGCCGATGCCACCAAGTCGTGGTTCCTGTTCGACGACGAGATCGTGGTGCTGGCCGCGGGGGCCGGCGATGCCACCGGCCGCGCGGTGACGACCACCCTCGACACCCGGATCGCCGCGCCCTCGGACACCCTCGCCCTCACCGGGCGGCTCCGCGACGGTGCGCCCTGGTCCGGCACCGGCACCGCCTCCCTCGCCTGGCTGCGCTACGCCAACACCACCCGGGCCGCCTCGGTCGGATATGTCTTCCTCGACGGGCCGCCGCCCACCGTCACGCTGGACACCGTCACCCGCAGCCGCCGCGCGGTCCGCCTCGCCAACCCCGACCTCCCGGTGACCAAACAGCTCTTCGCCGTCACGGTCGAGCGGGCGGCGGGCGCGCCGCACACCTCGATGGCGTACGCCCTCGTCCCGAACGCCACCGAGCGTCAACTGGGCGGCTACGCCCGCCGCCCGCTCACCGTCCTGGCCAACACCACCCGGCTGCAGGCCGTGGCCCACCGGGGCCTGCGGATCACCGCGCTCAACGCCTTCGCCCCCGGCACCCACCACGCCGGGCGGCTGTCGGTGCGCGGCCCCGGCTCGGTGATCCTGCGGGAGACTCGGGACGGCGGTGTGTCGGTCGCGGTGTCCGATCCGACCACCGAGCGCGACACGGTCTCGGTCGTCATCCGGGGCCGGAGGATGAGGGCCCTGGCGGTGGACGACGGTGTCCGGGTGGGCCGGGTCCCCGGCGGCACCCGGATCGTCGTCACCACCCGGCACGCCTACGGCCGGAGCTTCACGGCGACGCTGCGCTGA
- a CDS encoding 4-oxalomesaconate tautomerase — protein MSGPEGVRCMLMRGGTSKGAYFLAEDLPSGPGARDDLLLRIMGSPDPRQIDGLGGAHPLTSKVAVVSAARGPDTDVDYLFLQLGVDKADVSDRQNCGNLLAGVGPFAVERGLVAARDGRTPVRIRMVNSGDHATVTVPTPDGRVDYTGSAEIAGVPGSAAPMVIGFEQGGGPLLPTGHARDLIDGTPVTCVDNGMPTVLIAASALDVTGYEDPEELEANAALGARLQEIRRAAGRLMGLGDVSATTVPKLSLLAPPAHGGTVMTRTFIPVRCHTAIGVLGAASVAAGLCVAGNTGEDVARLPAMGERLRIEHPTGFLDIGTSVDDGATPVAQGTAVVRTARKIFDGTVFPRPA, from the coding sequence ATGAGCGGGCCGGAGGGCGTGCGCTGCATGCTGATGCGCGGCGGCACCTCCAAGGGCGCCTACTTCCTCGCGGAGGACCTGCCGTCCGGCCCCGGCGCCCGGGACGATCTGCTGCTGCGGATCATGGGCAGCCCCGATCCACGGCAGATCGACGGCCTCGGCGGAGCGCACCCCCTCACCAGCAAAGTGGCCGTGGTCTCCGCCGCCCGGGGCCCGGACACCGATGTCGACTATCTGTTCCTTCAGCTCGGCGTGGACAAGGCCGACGTCTCCGACCGGCAGAACTGCGGCAACCTCCTGGCCGGGGTCGGCCCCTTCGCCGTGGAGCGGGGCCTGGTCGCCGCCCGGGACGGGCGGACACCGGTACGGATCAGGATGGTCAACAGCGGCGACCACGCCACCGTGACCGTTCCCACCCCGGACGGGCGCGTCGACTACACCGGTTCGGCGGAGATCGCGGGTGTCCCGGGCTCCGCCGCCCCGATGGTGATCGGCTTCGAGCAGGGCGGCGGCCCGCTGCTGCCCACCGGCCACGCCCGCGACCTCATCGACGGTACCCCGGTGACCTGCGTCGACAACGGCATGCCGACCGTGCTCATCGCCGCGTCCGCCCTGGACGTCACCGGCTATGAGGACCCCGAGGAGCTGGAGGCGAACGCGGCGCTCGGCGCCCGGCTCCAGGAGATCCGGCGGGCGGCGGGCCGGTTGATGGGCCTGGGCGACGTGAGCGCCACGACCGTGCCCAAGCTCAGCCTGCTGGCCCCGCCCGCGCACGGTGGCACCGTGATGACCCGCACCTTCATCCCGGTCCGCTGCCATACGGCGATCGGCGTCCTGGGCGCCGCCAGTGTCGCCGCCGGGCTGTGCGTCGCGGGAAACACCGGCGAGGACGTGGCCCGGCTCCCGGCGATGGGGGAGCGGCTGCGCATCGAACACCCCACCGGCTTCCTGGACATCGGCACCTCCGTGGACGACGGCGCCACTCCGGTGGCGCAAGGGACGGCCGTCGTACGCACCGCACGGAAGATCTTCGACGGTACGGTCTTTCCCCGCCCGGCCTGA
- a CDS encoding DoxX family membrane protein — MHHRKDLGLLVLRLGVGGVLVAHGTQKLFGWCGGDGLGRTAEAMEAMGFRPGRAGAVLAGLGEAGGGLLLALGFATPGAGAAAAGTMAGAVSVSAPAGFFAQSGGYEFPALLGCSAAALGISGPGRYSLDHLTCHVLDRPWLIATAFTTSALAAAAVIKRRMAVTAEREFAEEEELYE, encoded by the coding sequence ATGCACCACCGCAAGGACCTCGGACTGCTCGTCCTGCGCCTCGGCGTGGGCGGGGTGCTGGTCGCGCACGGCACGCAGAAGCTCTTCGGCTGGTGCGGGGGCGACGGCCTGGGCCGTACCGCCGAGGCCATGGAGGCGATGGGCTTCCGTCCGGGGCGGGCCGGCGCAGTGCTGGCCGGGCTGGGCGAGGCGGGCGGCGGGCTGCTGCTGGCGCTCGGGTTCGCCACTCCCGGGGCCGGGGCGGCGGCCGCGGGGACGATGGCGGGGGCGGTGTCGGTGAGCGCGCCGGCCGGGTTCTTCGCCCAGTCCGGAGGCTATGAGTTCCCGGCCCTGCTCGGCTGCTCGGCGGCGGCGCTCGGGATCTCGGGGCCCGGCCGCTACTCCCTCGACCACCTCACCTGCCATGTGCTGGACCGGCCGTGGCTGATCGCGACGGCGTTCACGACGAGCGCGCTGGCGGCAGCCGCGGTGATCAAGCGCAGGATGGCGGT